A genomic window from Anoplolepis gracilipes chromosome 6, ASM4749672v1, whole genome shotgun sequence includes:
- the LOC140667271 gene encoding uncharacterized protein — protein sequence MAPRKESKKQEQAADTLATENGSVTPPKKRKTVAKSADTAAPKEAKTVVPRQIKKIKEQAVATAFSPMKLRSGTKKIAPIEQTVEQKTRGDGKSATAKKTRDDSKTATSKKKTKTAKPMKPEAKAIVKKLKEIENGVEEPSKKTNRRRKVNEGVAKDSASTAKGQTKKQRTPRNAEIKDIAEINDEEKKNDEEMTVPKKKARGKTKKTAMEIVRLNDLTKTKNRIVNNEIIEVMNLPLESPDENNAKDVPTNENNISPKKNNESIEIKDELKTPINYQERSPTFLRFN from the exons ATGGCACCTCGCAAAGAGAGCAAGAAACAAGAGCAGGCAGCAGACACCCTGGCCACTGAGAATGGCAGCGTCACACCaccgaagaagagaaaaacagTCGCGAAATCGGCAGATACGGCAGCGCCGAAAGAAGCCAAGACCGTCGTACCTcggcaaattaaaaaaatcaaagaacaAGCGGTGGCCACCGCCTTCTCTCCTATGAAATTAAGGAGTGGAACAAAGAAAATCGCTCCGATCGAGCAAACGGTCGAGCAAAAGACGCGCGGTGATGGTAAATCCGCGACGGCGAAAAAAACGCGCGATGACAGCAAAACCGCAACATCGAAGAAGAAAACGAAAACGGCCAAACCGATGAAACCGGAGGCTAAGGCGATCGTAAAGAAGCTAAAGGAAATCGAGAACGGCGTCGAGGAACCATCAAAGAAAACGAATCGTCGTAGGAAAGTTAATGAAGGCGTTGCTAAAGATAGTGCATCGACGGCGAAGGGACAAACGAAGAAACAGCGTACGCCGCGGAATGCCGAGATAAAAGATATTGCGGAGATTAACgatgaggaaaaaaagaatgacGAGGAAATGACCGTGCCTAAAAAAAAGGCTCGTGGAAAAACTAAGAAGACAG ccATGGAAATAGTCAGGCTGAATGACTTAACAAAAACGAAAAATAGAATTGTAAACAATGAAATTATAGAGGTAATGAATTTGCCCTTGGAATCACCAgatgaaaataatgcaaaGGATGTTCCCACTaatgaaaataacatttcaccaaaaaaaaataatgaaagtatagaaataaaagacgAATTAAAAACTCCAATTAATTACCAGGAGAGGTCACCAACTTTTTtgcgttttaattaa